Proteins from a single region of Chanodichthys erythropterus isolate Z2021 chromosome 13, ASM2448905v1, whole genome shotgun sequence:
- the zgc:73226 gene encoding BCL2/adenovirus E1B 19 kDa protein-interacting protein 3, which produces MALSGSQTPDDALHGSWVELEGLVASASQTEGEVGAQGTTASFLQGELERILLEAQLECERSSQTESPPQVVTPRTSGSPKPASEGSSSTDCVTIQSDENDRRVSAEWVWDWSSRPENLPPKEFVFHHPKQSGSLSVRKTEVMKRGLFSSDVLLILLPSLLASHALTLGLGIYIGKRLASSSTSTL; this is translated from the exons ATGGCTCTGTCAGGATCTCAAACACCGGACGATGCTTTGCACG GTTCTTGGGTGGAGCTGGAGGGTCTGGTGGCATCTGCAAGTCAAACAGAAGGAGAAGTAGGAGCACAGGGCACCACAGCCTCCTTCCTGCAGGGGGAGCTGGAGAGGATTCTGCTGGAAGCTCAGCTGGAGTGTGAGAGGAGTAGTCAAACAGAAAG TCCTCCACAGGTCGTGACCCCGAGGACATCTGGATCTCCTAAACCAGCCAGTGAGGGCAGCAGCAGCACAGATTGTGTTACTATACAG TCAGATGAGAATGACAGGCGAGTGAGTGCTGAATGGGTGTGGGATTGGTCCAGTCGGCCAGAAAACCTCCCGCCCAA gGAGTTTGTGTTTCATCACCCAAAGCAGTCCGGCTCTCTGAGCGTGAGGAAGACTGAGGTGATGAAGAGGGGTTTGTTTTCCTCAGACGTGCTCCTCATCCTCCTGCCCTCTCTGCTCGCCTCACACGCTCTGACGCTGGGTCTGGG
- the LOC137034889 gene encoding transmembrane protein 233, whose protein sequence is MAPGGSQTDVKDSLNGSMDFYRSWFGSTTPRPPLRNYLVLTILTCFCPAYPVNILALVFSIMSRNSYDQGDYDGSRRLGKMALYVSIASIIIGILIITIFCAVHFSTKNV, encoded by the exons ATGGCACCGGGAGGCTCACAGACGGATGTGAAAGACTCTCTGAATGGGAGTATGGATTTCTATCGCAGCTGGTTCGGTTCTACGACCCCACGACCTCCTCTGCGAAATTACCTGGTCCTGACCATCCTCACCTGTTTCTGTCCTGCCTACCCTGTCAACATTTTAGCCCTGGTGTTCTCGATAATG TCCAGAAACAGTTATGACCAGGGAGATTATGATGGTTCTAGGCGTTTAGGGAAGATGGCGCTCTATGTGTCGATTGCCTCCATCATCATTGGCATCCTCATCATCACTATCTTCTGCGCTGTGCATTTCAGCACG AAAAATGTTTAA